From Segatella copri, the proteins below share one genomic window:
- a CDS encoding acetate kinase encodes MKVLVLNCGSSSIKYKLYNMDDESVLAQGGVERIGLDNAFIKVKLPNGEKKQIMHDMPDHKEGVNFVFKCLLDPEIGAIKDLKEIDAVGHRVVQGGDKFKESVIVDKSVEDGIEELCDLAPVHNAGHLKGIRAVDSLMPGTPQVCVFDNAFHSTMPDYAYLYAIPYELYEKYHVRRYGFHGTSHRYVSKRVCEILGLDQNNSKIITCHIGNGGSVAAVLNGKVLDTSMGLTPLAGLMMGSRCGDIDASAVTYLMEKLNMKPQEMADFLNKKSGVLGITGISSDMRDIENAANEGNEKAQLALRMYEYRIKKYIGAYTAAMGGVDAIVFTAGVGENQTDLREEACKNLEYLGIKINKEVNDKVRGEEAIISTDDSKVKVVVVPTDEEIVIARDTMELVANK; translated from the coding sequence ATGAAAGTATTGGTTCTGAACTGTGGTAGTTCATCTATCAAGTACAAATTATATAATATGGACGATGAGTCTGTATTGGCACAGGGTGGTGTAGAGCGTATCGGTCTTGATAACGCTTTCATCAAGGTGAAATTGCCTAACGGCGAGAAGAAGCAGATCATGCACGACATGCCTGACCACAAGGAAGGTGTGAACTTCGTGTTCAAGTGCTTGCTCGACCCGGAAATCGGCGCTATCAAGGATTTGAAAGAAATCGACGCTGTAGGACACCGTGTCGTACAGGGTGGTGACAAGTTCAAGGAGAGCGTTATCGTTGACAAGAGCGTAGAGGATGGTATCGAGGAACTTTGCGACCTCGCTCCTGTTCACAACGCAGGTCACCTGAAGGGTATCCGTGCCGTAGACTCTTTGATGCCTGGCACTCCTCAGGTTTGCGTATTCGACAACGCATTCCACAGTACAATGCCTGACTACGCTTACCTCTATGCAATTCCTTACGAGTTGTACGAGAAGTATCACGTACGCCGTTATGGTTTCCACGGAACGTCTCACCGCTATGTTTCTAAGCGTGTTTGCGAAATTCTCGGTCTCGACCAGAACAACTCTAAGATCATCACTTGCCACATCGGTAATGGTGGCTCTGTAGCTGCTGTATTGAACGGTAAGGTATTGGATACCTCAATGGGCTTGACTCCATTGGCTGGTTTGATGATGGGTTCACGTTGTGGTGATATCGATGCTTCTGCCGTTACCTACTTGATGGAGAAGTTGAACATGAAGCCACAGGAGATGGCTGACTTCCTGAACAAGAAGAGTGGTGTGCTCGGTATTACAGGTATTTCTTCTGATATGCGCGACATCGAGAACGCTGCCAACGAGGGTAACGAGAAGGCTCAGCTGGCTCTCCGCATGTACGAGTATCGCATCAAGAAGTACATTGGGGCTTACACTGCAGCTATGGGTGGCGTTGACGCAATCGTATTTACTGCAGGTGTTGGTGAGAACCAGACCGACCTGCGCGAGGAAGCTTGCAAGAACCTGGAGTATCTTGGCATCAAGATTAACAAGGAAGTAAATGACAAGGTTCGTGGTGAGGAAGCTATCATCTCTACTGACGACAGTAAGGTGAAGGTAGTTGTAGTTCCTACCGACGAGGAGATCGTTATCGCTCGCGATACAATGGAGTTGGTTGCTAACAAGTAA
- the pta gene encoding phosphate acetyltransferase — protein sequence MDLLQQIVARAKADKQRIVLPEAEEERTLKAADKVLADDLADIILIGNPANIKNLAAQWGLNNIDKATIVDPQNNPKTEEYAEKLAELRKKKGMTVEQARELVTKNNLYLGCMIIKTEGADGQISGALSTTGDTLRPALQIIKCTPGITCVSGAMLLISDQKQYGQDGIVVMGDVAVTPNPTADQLAQIAYTTAHTAQSVAGIADPQIAMLSFSTKGSAKDAINKETGKSVYIIDKVKDAVAIAKEKFPELHLDGELQADAALVPEVAAKKAPGSDVAGKANVLVVPNLEVGNIGYKLVQRLGGAIAIGPILQGIARPVNDLSRGCSVDDIYYMVAITACQAQDAKKA from the coding sequence ATGGATTTATTACAGCAAATCGTAGCTCGCGCTAAAGCTGACAAGCAGCGCATCGTGCTCCCTGAAGCAGAAGAGGAGCGTACATTGAAAGCAGCCGATAAAGTTTTGGCTGATGATCTCGCAGACATCATCCTCATCGGTAACCCTGCCAATATTAAGAATCTCGCTGCTCAGTGGGGTCTTAACAACATCGACAAGGCTACTATCGTTGATCCACAAAACAACCCTAAGACTGAGGAGTATGCTGAGAAGCTCGCTGAACTTCGCAAGAAGAAGGGCATGACTGTAGAGCAGGCTCGTGAACTCGTAACTAAGAACAACCTCTACCTCGGTTGTATGATTATCAAGACTGAGGGCGCTGACGGTCAGATTTCTGGTGCATTGAGCACTACTGGCGATACTCTCCGTCCAGCTCTTCAGATTATCAAGTGCACTCCAGGTATCACTTGCGTAAGTGGTGCTATGTTGCTCATCTCAGACCAGAAGCAGTATGGTCAGGATGGCATTGTAGTAATGGGTGACGTTGCTGTAACTCCAAACCCTACAGCAGACCAACTTGCTCAGATTGCCTATACTACAGCTCATACAGCTCAGTCAGTGGCAGGTATTGCTGATCCACAGATTGCCATGTTGAGCTTCTCTACAAAGGGTAGCGCAAAGGATGCTATCAACAAGGAGACTGGCAAGAGCGTTTATATCATTGACAAGGTAAAGGATGCCGTAGCTATTGCTAAGGAGAAGTTCCCAGAGCTTCATCTCGATGGTGAACTTCAGGCAGATGCAGCCCTCGTTCCTGAGGTAGCTGCCAAGAAGGCTCCAGGTTCTGACGTAGCTGGTAAGGCTAACGTTTTGGTAGTTCCTAACCTCGAGGTTGGTAACATCGGCTACAAGCTCGTTCAGCGTTTGGGTGGTGCCATCGCTATCGGTCCTATCCTTCAGGGTATTGCCCGTCCTGTTAACGATCTTTCTCGTGGTTGCTCTGTTGATGACATCTACTACATGGTAGCCATCACAGCTTGCCAGGCACAGGACGCTAAGAAGGCTTAA